One window of Campylobacter sp. RM12651 genomic DNA carries:
- a CDS encoding sugar MFS transporter produces the protein MRTQNNSFSLVILTALFFMMGFLTVLNDILIPHLKELFELTYFQSSLVQFCFFGAYFITSAFFGKLIQKIGYQNGVVGGFLLAALGAILFYPAAGTHSYAIFLGALFVLASGVVLLQVTGNPFVTLLSPSGKEARNLALVQAFNSLGTTVGPFFGSLFILSSTTNLSLEEKISSVQLPYLGIAVALIVLGIFVKFFIKLPDVRITAEEISENAHDTRTSAWQYKHLVLGAIGIFCYVGAEVAIGSFLILYLMPILNITQVEGASMIAYYWGGAMVGRFIGSYIMNYIKPAYCLAFNAVIAMTLLLCAILIGGELGAYAVLGVGFFNSIMFPTIFSLATNGLGRCTSQASGIICIAIVGGAIIPPIQGILADIVNLHISFIIPAICYLYILFFAVKGYKCK, from the coding sequence ATGAGAACGCAAAACAACTCATTTTCGCTTGTTATTTTAACAGCGTTATTTTTTATGATGGGCTTTTTAACCGTTTTAAACGATATTTTAATCCCACATCTTAAAGAACTTTTTGAATTAACTTATTTTCAATCATCTTTAGTTCAATTTTGCTTTTTTGGAGCGTATTTTATAACTTCTGCATTTTTTGGTAAGCTAATTCAAAAAATTGGCTATCAAAATGGTGTTGTAGGTGGATTTTTATTAGCCGCATTAGGTGCTATTTTATTCTATCCTGCAGCAGGAACTCATAGTTATGCTATATTTTTAGGTGCTTTATTTGTTTTAGCTAGTGGGGTAGTGTTACTTCAAGTTACAGGAAATCCGTTCGTTACTTTATTATCACCTAGTGGTAAAGAAGCAAGAAATTTAGCTTTAGTTCAAGCATTTAATTCACTTGGAACAACCGTTGGACCATTTTTTGGTAGCTTATTTATTTTAAGTTCAACTACAAATTTAAGCTTAGAAGAAAAAATAAGCTCAGTTCAATTACCTTATTTAGGAATTGCAGTTGCACTAATTGTTTTAGGAATTTTTGTGAAGTTTTTCATAAAATTACCTGATGTAAGAATTACAGCAGAAGAAATCAGCGAAAACGCACACGATACAAGAACAAGTGCTTGGCAATATAAACACTTAGTTTTAGGTGCTATTGGGATTTTTTGCTATGTTGGTGCTGAAGTTGCTATCGGCTCATTTTTAATTCTTTATTTAATGCCTATTTTAAATATCACTCAAGTAGAAGGTGCTAGTATGATAGCTTATTATTGGGGTGGAGCTATGGTAGGTCGCTTTATTGGAAGTTATATAATGAATTATATTAAACCTGCTTATTGTTTAGCATTCAATGCAGTTATTGCTATGACGCTTTTATTGTGTGCTATTTTAATTGGTGGAGAATTGGGCGCTTACGCAGTTTTAGGTGTTGGATTTTTTAACTCTATTATGTTTCCAACTATTTTTTCACTTGCTACAAATGGACTTGGTCGTTGCACTTCTCAAGCTTCAGGAATTATTTGTATAGCAATCGTTGGTGGAGCTATTATCCCTCCTATTCAAGGAATACTTGCTGATATTGTTAATTTACATATATCTTTCATTATTCCTGCGATTTGCTATTTATATATTTTATTCTTTGCAGTTAAAGGCTATAAATGCAAATAA
- a CDS encoding iron ABC transporter permease gives MRRLSDFLAYLILFIILIPIFYIIFFITQPIKENTAVLFDSYLVEYLKNTGIIVLFTLIFSTIIGVFLAYFESFYEFRFRKFFKFCLVLPFAIPSYLFAYVYADFFSYFSWFNIFLRDTFNIKIHFDMMNIYGVIFVFSISFFPYTYILTRGFLARFASSLIYSARSLGKNEFEIFFKVILPLSRPVIVAGASLCAMETLNAYGAPNYYGLHVFSTGIYKAWIGYGDLNAAIKLAVILLLIVFFILFIEKITQRPYELGSKQYALTRTQLSKKAEIIVLSLFFIILFISFILPVIHILIWFKRSYFDVDYANLFALSKNSFFLSVVSSVIILIIALFLAANQRFKNNKSKLIISSLANMGYSIPGSVVAVCMLVMFIFIDRSLASFYAYLGINKSLFLTLSPVILIFAYVVRFLSLGFNSINSGLNRLPSSLTNARHSLGINPFKGFFKVEFVLIIPSLLSSFILIFIEVIKELPLASLLATSEFKTLSFEMDRYASDEQLAMVSAPALVVVLTCFILLVIFNLIKERK, from the coding sequence GTGAGAAGATTAAGCGATTTTTTAGCTTATTTGATATTATTTATAATATTAATTCCTATTTTTTATATTATATTTTTTATAACACAGCCGATTAAAGAAAATACGGCTGTGTTATTTGATAGCTACTTAGTAGAATATCTAAAAAATACAGGAATTATTGTGTTATTTACCCTGATTTTTTCTACGATTATTGGGGTATTTTTAGCTTATTTTGAGAGTTTTTATGAGTTTAGATTTAGGAAATTTTTTAAGTTTTGCTTGGTTTTACCTTTTGCAATTCCTAGCTATTTGTTTGCCTATGTTTATGCTGATTTTTTCTCTTATTTTTCTTGGTTTAATATATTTTTAAGAGATACATTTAATATTAAAATCCATTTTGATATGATGAATATTTATGGAGTTATTTTTGTATTTTCAATATCGTTTTTTCCTTATACTTACATACTTACAAGGGGATTTTTAGCTAGATTTGCTTCTAGTTTAATTTATAGTGCAAGAAGTCTAGGTAAAAATGAATTTGAGATATTTTTTAAAGTCATTTTGCCTTTATCAAGACCTGTTATTGTAGCTGGTGCAAGTTTGTGTGCTATGGAGACGCTTAATGCTTATGGAGCGCCGAATTATTATGGTCTGCATGTATTTAGTACAGGTATTTACAAAGCTTGGATTGGATATGGGGATTTAAATGCTGCTATTAAATTAGCTGTGATTTTATTATTAATAGTATTTTTTATCTTATTTATTGAAAAAATCACTCAAAGACCTTATGAATTAGGCTCAAAACAATATGCACTAACAAGGACACAACTTAGCAAAAAAGCCGAAATAATTGTGCTTAGCTTGTTTTTTATAATTTTATTTATTAGCTTTATTTTGCCTGTTATTCACATTTTAATATGGTTTAAGAGAAGTTATTTTGATGTTGATTATGCTAATTTATTTGCTCTTAGCAAAAATAGCTTTTTTTTAAGTGTAGTTTCTAGTGTGATTATTTTGATAATTGCTTTATTTTTAGCAGCAAATCAACGCTTTAAAAACAATAAATCAAAATTAATAATAAGCTCTTTAGCAAATATGGGCTATAGTATTCCTGGTTCTGTTGTGGCTGTTTGTATGCTTGTAATGTTTATTTTCATAGATAGAAGTTTGGCTTCTTTTTATGCTTATTTGGGGATTAATAAGAGTTTATTTTTAACTTTAAGTCCTGTGATTTTGATATTTGCTTATGTTGTTAGATTTTTATCATTAGGTTTTAATTCAATTAATTCAGGGCTTAATAGACTGCCTAGCTCACTAACTAATGCAAGGCATAGCTTGGGGATAAATCCTTTTAAAGGCTTTTTTAAGGTTGAGTTTGTTTTGATAATCCCTAGTTTGCTTAGTTCATTTATATTGATTTTTATTGAAGTGATTAAAGAATTGCCTTTAGCAAGTTTGCTTGCTACGAGTGAATTTAAAACCCTTTCGTTTGAGATGGATAGATATGCAAGTGATGAGCAGCTTGCTATGGTTAGTGCTCCTGCACTTGTGGTTGTATTAACTTGCTTTATATTATTAGTTATATTTAATTTGATTAAGGAAAGAAAATGA
- a CDS encoding ABC transporter ATP-binding protein: MNYFEFKNVSFGYEKPLFTNLSFSLKQGEKLAILGESGSGKSTILKLIAGFNELKQGEIFLDNENISKIPAYKRNIGFLFQDYALFPHLNVLENVMFGIKDKDKKQIALDILNSLDIKNLFNSYPKTLSGGQQQRVALARCIAQKPKLLLLDEPFCALDANLRSSVRTFVLDFLNNLNLTCIMVTHDLADVNAFKSSVLTLKCV; this comes from the coding sequence ATGAATTATTTTGAGTTTAAAAATGTGAGTTTTGGATACGAAAAGCCACTTTTTACAAATCTTAGCTTTAGTTTAAAACAAGGAGAAAAATTAGCCATCCTAGGAGAAAGCGGCAGTGGTAAAAGCACAATTTTAAAGCTAATTGCAGGATTTAACGAGCTAAAACAAGGAGAAATCTTTTTAGATAATGAAAATATTAGCAAAATTCCAGCTTATAAAAGAAATATAGGATTTTTATTTCAAGATTATGCTTTATTTCCACATTTAAATGTATTAGAAAATGTTATGTTTGGTATAAAAGATAAAGATAAAAAACAAATTGCCTTAGATATTTTAAATTCTTTAGATATAAAAAATCTTTTTAATTCTTATCCTAAGACTTTAAGCGGTGGTCAGCAACAACGCGTCGCACTTGCAAGGTGTATTGCTCAAAAGCCTAAATTATTGCTTTTAGATGAGCCTTTTTGTGCATTAGATGCTAATTTACGCTCTAGTGTTAGGACATTTGTTTTGGATTTTTTGAACAATTTAAACTTAACTTGCATTATGGTAACTCACGATTTAGCTGATGTGAATGCTTTTAAATCTTCGGTTTTAACATTAAAATGTGTATAA
- a CDS encoding Fe(3+) ABC transporter substrate-binding protein, translated as MKKLALTILASSVLLANGVVNVYTSRHYDSDKIVFDAFTAKTGIKVNLVQDKIDPLITKLEQEGKDTQADLFMTVGAGDLYKAKSKGLLQPYSSKIVDEKVPAKFSDKDKTWAGVTYRARVFVYDPKQINEKDLSTYEALADEKFKGKVLTRSSTASYNRHLIAFMIAKDGLNQTQDWAKKLVANFAREPKGNDRDQAKAIVSGTGAIAIMNSYYLGRMSVSKDPIEQEVFKNLKIFFPNQNDGGTHINISGAGITKYAKNVKEATALMEFLVSKEAQEILAQTNYEFPVNSEASPADVVKSWGEFKASEIDFNEIAKNLETAQVVADKALWK; from the coding sequence TTGAAAAAGTTAGCTTTAACAATTCTAGCAAGCAGTGTGCTTTTGGCAAATGGTGTGGTGAATGTCTATACTTCAAGGCATTATGATTCGGACAAAATAGTATTTGACGCATTTACAGCAAAAACAGGTATCAAGGTTAATTTAGTTCAGGATAAAATTGACCCACTTATTACTAAACTAGAGCAAGAAGGCAAAGATACTCAAGCTGATTTGTTTATGACAGTTGGAGCTGGGGATTTATACAAAGCAAAATCAAAAGGCTTATTACAACCTTATTCATCAAAAATAGTTGATGAAAAAGTTCCTGCAAAATTTAGTGATAAAGACAAAACTTGGGCAGGAGTAACCTATAGAGCTAGAGTATTTGTGTATGACCCAAAACAAATTAACGAAAAAGACCTTAGCACTTATGAAGCATTAGCTGATGAGAAGTTTAAGGGCAAGGTTTTAACTCGCTCTTCAACAGCTTCGTATAATCGCCATTTAATAGCATTTATGATAGCAAAAGATGGGCTTAACCAAACTCAAGATTGGGCTAAAAAATTAGTTGCTAATTTTGCAAGAGAGCCAAAAGGCAATGATAGAGACCAAGCAAAAGCAATTGTAAGTGGCACAGGGGCAATTGCTATTATGAATAGCTATTATCTAGGTAGAATGTCAGTATCAAAAGACCCGATTGAACAAGAAGTATTCAAAAATCTTAAAATATTCTTCCCAAATCAAAACGATGGTGGAACGCATATAAATATAAGTGGAGCAGGTATTACAAAATATGCTAAAAATGTAAAAGAAGCAACCGCTTTAATGGAGTTTTTAGTAAGTAAAGAAGCTCAAGAGATTTTAGCTCAAACAAATTACGAATTTCCAGTAAATAGCGAAGCAAGTCCTGCTGATGTGGTTAAATCATGGGGTGAGTTTAAAGCAAGTGAAATTGATTTTAACGAAATAGCAAAAAATCTTGAAACCGCTCAAGTAGTAGCTGATAAGGCTTTATGGAAGTGA
- a CDS encoding EamA family transporter, whose protein sequence is MSKNYGVILVFLGGICWGFSGVCGEFIFLKKGLNADFLVPLRLLFAGILMLLFCLVRKIKINFLIFKNTKHLFTLLIFSFFGIFMCQYTYFYGIELSNAAIATVIQYTAPVFIVLIVCFEQKRFPNIYEILALICVLCGAFLLSTNGDFNKFVISTKALIICFLSSIGAVCYAIIPRKINMIYSPLPNLGFAMLIAGIAFCLYQKIWEFEVQIDLELILAMLGVIVVGTTMAFGFFMVGLQEIGASKASLISSNEPLAAAIIGYLWLGTSLLIVQIIGFALIMIGILITMLKKEKS, encoded by the coding sequence ATGAGTAAAAATTATGGGGTAATTTTAGTTTTTTTAGGTGGAATTTGCTGGGGATTTAGTGGTGTTTGTGGAGAATTTATATTCTTAAAAAAAGGCTTAAATGCTGATTTTTTAGTGCCATTAAGATTATTATTTGCTGGAATATTAATGCTTTTATTTTGTTTAGTAAGAAAAATCAAAATTAATTTTTTAATTTTTAAAAACACAAAACACCTATTTACATTATTAATATTTTCATTTTTTGGCATTTTTATGTGTCAATATACATACTTTTACGGAATTGAATTAAGCAATGCTGCAATTGCTACCGTAATTCAATATACAGCCCCTGTTTTTATAGTGCTAATCGTATGTTTTGAACAAAAAAGATTTCCTAACATATATGAAATTCTAGCTTTAATTTGTGTATTATGTGGAGCTTTTTTGCTATCAACTAATGGTGATTTTAATAAATTTGTAATATCTACTAAAGCTTTAATTATATGCTTTTTATCATCAATTGGAGCAGTTTGCTATGCAATTATTCCTAGAAAAATTAATATGATTTATTCTCCTTTACCTAATTTAGGTTTTGCTATGCTTATTGCAGGAATTGCTTTTTGTCTATATCAAAAGATTTGGGAATTTGAAGTGCAAATTGATTTAGAATTAATACTTGCTATGTTAGGAGTAATTGTAGTTGGAACTACTATGGCTTTTGGTTTTTTTATGGTTGGTTTGCAAGAAATAGGAGCAAGTAAAGCTAGTCTAATATCATCAAACGAACCATTAGCTGCTGCAATTATTGGATATTTATGGTTAGGGACAAGCTTATTAATCGTTCAAATAATTGGATTTGCTTTAATTATGATTGGTATTTTAATAACAATGTTAAAAAAGGAAAAATCTTGA
- a CDS encoding tetratricopeptide repeat protein: MKKILLIALISVIAFSQDYYKEALKYHKCLGVECDLEKAKELYIISCNEKSYKACNNLATIYNEENNPDSLQKAEYYYKLSCEYNNNDGISCGNLGIFYSNTLKDDIKAEPYLFKGCKANIKDACMQLAFVYINTNTNLDRTAKIFEHYCKLNDQNSCFNLGQLYLYNDKMKNEKLGFENHLKACNMDNAISCKNIAILYVKHNNLFKAFKYFKKSCGLGEQEDCKKALSIVIHFIKNLKN, from the coding sequence ATGAAAAAAATATTATTAATCGCATTAATTAGCGTAATTGCTTTTTCGCAAGATTATTATAAAGAAGCTTTAAAATATCACAAATGTTTAGGCGTTGAATGTGATTTAGAAAAAGCAAAAGAACTATACATAATCTCTTGTAATGAAAAATCATATAAAGCTTGTAATAATTTAGCAACTATTTATAATGAAGAAAACAATCCAGATAGCTTACAAAAAGCTGAATATTATTATAAATTATCTTGTGAGTATAATAACAATGATGGAATTTCTTGTGGGAATTTAGGTATATTTTATTCTAATACTTTAAAAGATGATATTAAAGCAGAACCATATTTATTTAAAGGTTGTAAAGCAAACATAAAAGATGCTTGTATGCAATTAGCCTTCGTATATATAAATACAAATACTAACTTAGATAGAACCGCTAAAATATTTGAACATTATTGCAAGTTAAATGACCAAAATTCTTGCTTTAATTTAGGGCAATTATATTTATATAATGATAAGATGAAAAACGAAAAATTAGGTTTTGAAAATCATTTAAAAGCTTGTAATATGGATAATGCGATTTCTTGTAAAAATATAGCTATTTTGTATGTAAAACATAATAATTTATTTAAAGCGTTTAAATATTTTAAAAAATCTTGCGGCTTAGGAGAGCAAGAAGATTGCAAAAAAGCCTTAAGTATTGTTATACATTTTATTAAGAATTTAAAGAACTAG
- a CDS encoding thiol:disulfide interchange protein DsbA/DsbL: protein MKVLKKVSSSLVLATMLMGGGNLFALSEGNEYITLSTPIPNAQNSVYEVWSYRCTHCYSHHKAKTMEKIQAAFPDVKVGYLLVKTMGDYGKQAAEVLAYAQNEDEKAGRKVADAHSLHHKVSDAYFSAYFKKNQRWGNGAEPDKFYETGLKALGIDKAKLDEFLATPKAQEIIASYEIADPISKNFGTPGFVVNGKYEVNISKIGSPEALVEVIKELLSM, encoded by the coding sequence ATGAAAGTCTTAAAAAAAGTTTCAAGTTCATTGGTTTTAGCTACTATGCTAATGGGGGGGGGTAATTTATTTGCTTTAAGCGAAGGTAATGAATACATTACATTAAGCACTCCTATCCCAAATGCTCAAAATTCAGTTTATGAAGTATGGTCTTATAGATGCACACATTGCTATTCACATCATAAAGCAAAAACTATGGAAAAAATCCAAGCTGCATTCCCTGATGTAAAAGTTGGATATTTATTAGTAAAAACTATGGGAGATTATGGCAAGCAAGCTGCTGAAGTTTTAGCTTATGCACAAAATGAAGATGAAAAAGCAGGAAGAAAAGTTGCTGACGCACATAGCTTACACCATAAAGTAAGTGATGCTTATTTTTCAGCTTATTTTAAGAAAAATCAAAGATGGGGAAATGGTGCTGAGCCAGATAAATTTTATGAAACAGGTCTAAAAGCTTTAGGAATTGATAAAGCAAAATTAGATGAGTTTTTAGCTACTCCTAAGGCTCAAGAAATCATTGCTTCTTATGAAATCGCTGACCCTATTTCAAAGAATTTCGGAACTCCAGGTTTTGTAGTTAATGGAAAATATGAAGTAAATATTTCAAAAATTGGCTCGCCTGAAGCTTTAGTTGAGGTTATTAAAGAATTACTTAGTATGTAA
- the dsbI gene encoding protein-disulfide oxidoreductase DsbI, with protein sequence MKLLNKLTSLQEGRLLWILMVIVTLGLTCVAHYFFQDYLYMQPCEQCVYIRYAMIVMAIGGIIAAIYPHQLTRIIGYTLGFYGCLIGFGFCITLNEIHEAVHNANAFGGVQGCREIPIYPFALPLHELAPGWFLPTGECGLDNPIVPEDAYATLSSFQQFFVGTEAGDFEDGFYSQGWYLIPSLHFMNMAIACLLCFVCCFVALLAMFIGFISKPCKCAKIGAIIVIAVTLILFFGGNAIKAAKIASMAAGF encoded by the coding sequence ATGAAGCTTCTTAATAAATTAACAAGCCTACAAGAAGGTAGGCTTTTATGGATATTAATGGTTATTGTTACACTAGGTCTTACTTGTGTAGCACATTATTTCTTTCAAGATTATTTATATATGCAGCCTTGCGAACAATGCGTATATATTAGATATGCAATGATAGTAATGGCAATAGGTGGCATAATAGCAGCTATTTATCCACATCAACTAACTAGAATTATTGGATATACTTTAGGTTTTTATGGTTGTTTAATAGGTTTTGGATTTTGTATAACTTTAAATGAAATTCACGAAGCAGTGCATAATGCAAATGCTTTTGGTGGAGTGCAAGGTTGTAGAGAAATTCCAATATATCCTTTTGCATTGCCTTTACACGAATTAGCACCAGGTTGGTTTTTACCTACTGGAGAATGTGGTCTTGACAATCCTATCGTGCCTGAAGATGCTTATGCTACTTTAAGTTCTTTTCAACAATTTTTCGTAGGAACTGAAGCGGGCGATTTTGAAGATGGATTTTATTCGCAAGGTTGGTATTTAATACCTAGTTTGCATTTTATGAATATGGCAATTGCATGTTTATTATGCTTTGTATGTTGTTTTGTTGCACTTTTAGCAATGTTTATAGGCTTTATATCAAAACCTTGCAAATGTGCAAAAATTGGTGCTATTATTGTAATAGCTGTTACTTTGATATTATTTTTTGGTGGAAATGCTATTAAAGCAGCAAAAATTGCTTCAATGGCAGCTGGATTTTAA
- a CDS encoding nucleosidase yields MKKLLILMSLISFTYAQDCSAYFASQQIQMDRKIEELDEAKQALESYKAAFLAIQKEKEEKNLAMLEEIKKEQDKLDEIRNNNAKILAEIRQLKNEITENKINKVSNAYAKMKDAAAAAILETMDEKEVIKIFLSLEAKKISSILAKMTPAKAGELTRLLSENKLQN; encoded by the coding sequence TTGAAAAAATTATTAATTCTTATGAGTTTAATCTCTTTTACTTACGCACAAGATTGCAGCGCTTATTTTGCTAGCCAACAAATACAAATGGATAGAAAGATAGAAGAATTAGACGAAGCAAAACAAGCATTAGAAAGCTATAAGGCTGCCTTTTTAGCTATTCAAAAAGAAAAAGAAGAAAAAAACTTAGCAATGTTAGAAGAGATAAAAAAAGAACAAGATAAATTAGATGAAATTAGAAACAATAATGCAAAAATTTTAGCCGAAATTAGGCAATTAAAAAATGAAATTACAGAAAATAAAATAAATAAAGTATCAAATGCCTATGCTAAGATGAAAGATGCAGCAGCAGCGGCTATTTTAGAAACAATGGATGAAAAAGAAGTTATAAAAATATTTTTAAGTCTTGAAGCTAAAAAAATATCATCAATACTAGCAAAAATGACCCCAGCAAAAGCAGGAGAATTAACAAGATTATTAAGTGAAAATAAATTACAAAATTAA
- a CDS encoding aryl-sulfate sulfotransferase has product MKKVLSLFAAAAILSTSAYAIGGASGAKTDYHKQGKIGELVMNPYKIAPLTAVIKNGGYKLSDVSVEIVPKENGVPLKYNVANKFLLTHGGIPVFGLYPNYYNTVKVSYTKEANGKKERVENEVYEMYASAIYVEASGIKFQKAALFSEAKVNKIDPEFKDRLYFVNNIEEKSGAGTKVVWNNPTGGALEWNYYPQNFIIDTTGEVRWYMLATPIYDLDSSTMAGVMMGFKQDTDGALVWGYGQRYAKYDIMGREIFNRRLPANYIDYSHQLDVAANGNYFLRVASANTLRPDGKNVRTVRDVIVEIDRDGNVVDDWRLYEILDPYRDIALKVLDQGAVCLNIDANKAGQTLSAEELAKLDSSDKFGDIVGTGAGRNWAHVNSVSYDPSDDSIIISSRHQNAVVKIGRDKKIKWILGAHKGWKDEFKKYLLQPVDNKGKKIECDDEYSKCPGYENPEGGFDFTWTQHTAYRIHELSKKGVTYITVFDNGDSRGMEQPAFPTDKYSRAVVYKIDEKKMSVEQVWEYGKQRGHEWYSPVTSLAQYNADKNSIFAYSATAGANFDLANGAFTSAPNPYIMEFKYGSTTPSVEIQLKDTTGYQAWPFDLGKALSK; this is encoded by the coding sequence ATGAAAAAGGTATTGAGTTTATTTGCAGCAGCTGCAATTCTTTCAACAAGTGCTTATGCTATAGGTGGTGCTAGTGGTGCTAAGACTGATTATCATAAACAAGGCAAAATCGGTGAATTAGTAATGAACCCTTATAAAATCGCTCCCCTTACTGCAGTTATTAAAAATGGTGGTTATAAATTAAGTGATGTTAGTGTTGAAATTGTTCCTAAGGAAAACGGAGTTCCTTTAAAATATAATGTTGCTAATAAATTTTTATTAACTCACGGGGGAATTCCAGTTTTTGGACTATATCCTAATTATTACAATACAGTTAAGGTTAGCTATACAAAAGAAGCAAATGGCAAAAAAGAAAGAGTAGAAAACGAAGTTTATGAAATGTATGCTAGTGCTATTTATGTAGAAGCTAGTGGAATTAAATTCCAAAAAGCTGCATTATTTAGTGAAGCTAAAGTAAATAAAATTGACCCAGAATTTAAAGATAGACTTTATTTTGTAAATAATATTGAAGAAAAAAGTGGAGCAGGAACTAAAGTAGTATGGAATAACCCAACAGGTGGGGCATTAGAATGGAATTACTATCCGCAAAACTTTATTATTGATACAACAGGAGAAGTTAGATGGTATATGTTAGCTACTCCAATTTATGACCTTGATAGCTCAACTATGGCTGGTGTTATGATGGGCTTTAAACAAGATACTGATGGTGCTTTAGTTTGGGGATATGGTCAAAGATATGCAAAATATGACATAATGGGAAGAGAGATTTTCAATCGTCGCTTACCTGCAAACTATATTGACTATTCACACCAACTTGATGTTGCAGCTAATGGAAATTATTTTTTAAGAGTTGCTAGTGCAAATACACTTCGCCCTGATGGTAAAAATGTAAGAACGGTAAGAGATGTTATCGTAGAAATTGATAGAGATGGTAATGTGGTTGATGATTGGAGATTATACGAAATACTTGACCCATATAGAGATATAGCATTAAAAGTTCTTGACCAAGGTGCAGTATGTTTAAATATTGATGCAAATAAAGCAGGTCAAACTTTAAGTGCTGAAGAATTAGCAAAACTTGATAGTAGCGATAAATTTGGAGATATTGTTGGAACTGGAGCAGGTCGCAACTGGGCTCATGTAAATAGCGTTAGTTATGACCCAAGTGATGATAGTATTATCATTTCATCTCGCCATCAAAATGCGGTTGTAAAAATTGGTCGTGATAAAAAAATCAAGTGGATTTTAGGTGCTCACAAAGGTTGGAAAGATGAGTTTAAAAAATACTTATTACAACCTGTAGATAATAAAGGTAAAAAAATTGAGTGTGATGATGAATATAGTAAATGTCCAGGATATGAAAATCCTGAAGGTGGATTTGACTTCACTTGGACTCAACACACAGCTTATAGAATTCATGAATTAAGTAAAAAAGGCGTTACTTATATAACCGTATTTGATAACGGAGATAGTCGTGGTATGGAACAACCTGCGTTTCCAACTGATAAATACTCTCGTGCAGTTGTTTATAAAATAGATGAGAAAAAAATGAGCGTTGAACAAGTTTGGGAATACGGCAAACAAAGAGGTCATGAATGGTATAGCCCTGTAACTTCTCTAGCTCAATATAATGCAGATAAAAACTCAATTTTTGCATATTCGGCTACTGCGGGGGCTAATTTTGATTTAGCAAATGGAGCATTCACTTCAGCACCAAATCCATACATTATGGAATTTAAATATGGCTCAACCACTCCTAGCGTTGAAATCCAATTAAAAGATACAACAGGCTATCAAGCGTGGCCGTTTGATTTAGGCAAAGCACTTAGTAAATAA